One Ranitomeya imitator isolate aRanImi1 chromosome 1, aRanImi1.pri, whole genome shotgun sequence DNA window includes the following coding sequences:
- the LOC138681144 gene encoding uncharacterized protein encodes MDRIPIWMRYIDDIFLIWQGNSDTLQEFMKSLNTNDCNIFVTYQSSRDRIDFLDVTVWRDCNNMLQTTIYRKETSTNSLLHASSAHPKYMINSVPVGQFLRLRRICSNNEDFEVKARDLCERFYERRYGRRAVKRAYHRAKYSTRHTLLYARNERRDPPNKIRFITNYHAQFSRMKECLHKAWPILQADSILKQILPKNPSVTIRRSKNLRDGLVRSHYQEGPGLRFIDGVGPRCGCAPCGRCVACPNIDRTDTFTNSSGSKTYEIRQRITCTTRNVIYFATCPCGLIYIGLTTRQLKVRVREHVLGIAAAADHFGLYLAILRHIIIVMALHLELEV; translated from the coding sequence ATGGACCGCATCCCCATTTGgatgcggtacatcgacgacatatttTTGATCTGGCAGGGAAACTCTGATACATTACAGGAGTTTATGAAATCCCTTAATACTAATGACTGCAATATCTTTGTCACATATCAGAGTAGTAGGGATAGAATAGACTTCCTAGATGTGACAGTATGGAGGGATTGCAACAATATGTTGCAAACTACAATCTATAGGAAAGAGACCTCCACCAACAGTCTTCTCCACGCCTCCTCCGCCCACCCTAAATACATGATTAACTCAGTCCCTGTTGGACAGTTCCTCCGCTTGCGGAGGATCTGTTCCAATAATGAGGACTTTGAAGTTAAAGCAAGAGATCTGTGTGAGAGGTTTTATGAGCGCAGGTATGGGAGACGTGCTGTCAAACGCGCTTATCATAGGGCGAAATATTCTACAAGACACACGTTATTGTATGCTCGTAATGAGCGTCGTGACCCTCCGAACAAAATACGTTTCATTACCAACTACCATGCCCAGTTCTCTCGCATGAAGGAATGCCTTCATAAAGCATGGCCCATTCTGCAAGCAGATTCAATTCTCAAACAAATCCTCCCTAAAAACCCTAGTGTAACCATCCGACGTTCAAAGAATCTTCGTGATGGTCTTGTCAGGAGCCACTATCAGGAGGGCCCTGGTTTACGCTTTATTGATGGTGTGGGTCCGAGGTGTGGATGTGCTCCATGTGGTCGGTGTGTTGCCTGTCCTAATATTGACCGCACGGACACATTTACCAACTCCTCTGGGTCTAAAACCTATGAGATTAGGCAACGTATCACGTGTACAACTAGAAATGTGATCTATTTTGCAACGTGTCCGTGCGGTCTTATATATATTGGTCTCACTACACGTCAACTTAAAGTACGTGTACGTGAGCACGTCCTTGGGATTGCGGCGGCCGCCGACCACTTCGGACTATACCTCGCCATTTTAAGACACATCATAATTGTGATGGCTCTACACTTAGAGTTAGAGGTATAG